One Thermoplasma volcanium GSS1 genomic window carries:
- a CDS encoding YeeE/YedE family protein, which yields MKRIYISGYIYGILLAVASFGLALLSYSITGVGLWWGVTGAESQMGGVFWSLFGLKIHNLAYYRVYPIPPFSEAFTWFLVFGIILGPLIVSSSKKEFSVRQVPNRYLALEAVAGGILIGYGTRMAGGCNIGDFYSGFATGSAWAIFFFLAMVSGIGTIIALSRVLPHRIRKLAKVKSIFILPSERIQYSILGLTVGASILIIVFFSYTMVRLWYVFGLILGAIGYSGAMCFQTSFRETISKNTGKTMARILAISLLVYSILSQMAIIDFHVKVNFFFDQSESILYQIIGGYIFGLGMGLAYNCTYSMEWRMGSGNVQAILTFIGLTFIGAPLYALTYSWWHSFVPVVFEPTRYWEFSLYKYGVTGAFIIDLFPVAWLIYSYFSDKTLTTLSKNNPMDN from the coding sequence ATGAAGCGAATCTATATTTCTGGATATATTTATGGAATCCTTCTCGCAGTAGCTAGCTTTGGGCTAGCTTTACTTTCTTATAGTATCACAGGTGTAGGTTTGTGGTGGGGTGTAACAGGTGCAGAGAGTCAGATGGGCGGTGTCTTTTGGAGTCTTTTTGGCTTGAAAATACATAATTTAGCGTATTATCGAGTATACCCAATACCACCGTTTTCAGAGGCGTTTACATGGTTTTTAGTCTTTGGAATAATATTAGGTCCCCTTATAGTTTCCTCGTCTAAGAAGGAATTTTCGGTAAGGCAGGTACCGAACAGGTATCTTGCCCTAGAAGCTGTGGCTGGAGGAATACTAATAGGCTATGGAACGAGAATGGCTGGAGGATGCAACATCGGGGATTTTTATTCCGGCTTCGCGACAGGAAGCGCATGGGCAATATTTTTCTTCCTAGCCATGGTTTCAGGTATCGGGACGATAATTGCACTATCTAGGGTTTTACCACATCGTATTAGAAAACTTGCGAAAGTCAAAAGCATCTTTATATTACCTTCAGAGCGGATACAGTATTCGATATTAGGTTTAACAGTTGGAGCATCGATACTCATAATTGTGTTCTTTTCATATACGATGGTACGACTCTGGTACGTATTTGGCCTTATTCTTGGTGCAATTGGATATAGCGGAGCTATGTGTTTTCAAACATCGTTTAGGGAAACAATTAGCAAGAACACTGGCAAAACGATGGCGCGAATACTAGCTATTTCGCTACTTGTTTACAGTATTCTTTCTCAGATGGCTATTATTGATTTTCATGTTAAGGTCAATTTCTTCTTTGACCAGAGCGAAAGCATACTATACCAGATCATAGGCGGTTACATATTTGGTCTCGGAATGGGCCTAGCTTACAATTGCACTTACAGTATGGAATGGAGGATGGGATCAGGCAATGTACAGGCTATTCTCACTTTTATTGGCTTAACTTTCATTGGTGCACCGCTATATGCATTAACCTATTCTTGGTGGCATTCATTTGTTCCAGTTGTTTTTGAACCGACAAGATACTGGGAATTTTCACTTTATAAATACGGAGTTACAGGTGCATTTATAATTGATTTATTTCCAGTCGCGTGGCTTATTTACTCCTATTTCAGCGATAAGACTTTAACAACGCTATCTAAGAACAATCCAATGGATAATTAA
- a CDS encoding AbrB/MazE/SpoVT family DNA-binding domain-containing protein: MSTNLRRIQKIKGGSYIVSLPSDWVRENGLDVSREVEVFESSGIIKIRPKKDFNFERIIDFTDEETAEYLTSVYYMQGMTKITIQSKDVISRDVKDKIKMLQLELPGLNLKEESFNSITFEVDEEILKVQDSFFDFSNKALSILKDVTKIIETPREDMKQDLTSRCLALNSDYFKLIRSIALTVQRDDKYKLDVPVKDIILYAVASRDLGRFITHTRLLIGNIKQEDMKMRDQVLLLINTMENIITMFKTEDINMASRIRKNAHEILESVKSTSEANKELERMTGYALALMDDAVHKAVHL, encoded by the coding sequence ATGTCAACCAATTTAAGAAGAATACAAAAGATAAAAGGAGGAAGCTATATAGTTTCACTCCCGTCTGACTGGGTCAGAGAAAACGGGCTAGATGTCTCAAGGGAAGTTGAAGTTTTCGAGTCTTCTGGAATTATAAAAATAAGGCCAAAGAAAGACTTCAACTTCGAAAGGATTATAGATTTTACAGATGAGGAAACTGCAGAATATCTCACTTCAGTATACTACATGCAGGGAATGACTAAAATAACTATACAGTCAAAGGATGTTATATCGAGAGATGTCAAAGACAAGATTAAAATGCTGCAACTTGAGCTACCAGGCCTTAACCTGAAAGAAGAGAGCTTCAATTCAATAACCTTTGAGGTAGACGAGGAGATACTAAAGGTGCAGGATTCATTCTTTGACTTTTCAAACAAAGCCCTCTCGATTCTCAAAGACGTGACCAAAATCATAGAGACGCCGAGGGAAGACATGAAGCAGGATCTTACCTCGAGGTGCCTTGCGCTAAATTCTGATTATTTCAAGCTGATAAGAAGCATAGCATTGACAGTACAGAGAGATGACAAATATAAGCTGGATGTACCAGTCAAGGATATAATACTGTATGCTGTAGCTTCAAGGGATCTAGGGCGTTTCATTACCCATACTAGACTCCTTATAGGCAACATAAAGCAGGAAGACATGAAAATGAGAGATCAGGTTCTTCTTTTAATAAATACCATGGAGAACATAATAACAATGTTCAAGACAGAAGATATAAACATGGCCTCCAGGATCAGGAAGAACGCCCATGAAATACTAGAGAGCGTAAAATCAACGTCAGAAGCCAACAAGGAATTAGAGAGAATGACTGGGTATGCCCTAGCCTTAATGGATGATGCTGTGCACAAGGCAGTTCACCTGTAG